A genomic region of Chryseobacterium sp. KACC 21268 contains the following coding sequences:
- a CDS encoding helix-turn-helix domain-containing protein: MKTIDDISAMPDVRIFIQKAKNEANFSKLIQGYRDGRQFDLKHKINYADSAITASIKYGTKDDSSNDHLSKGIIYYFYHKNYKFALDEYLKAYVFSKSSDDQYLHHKVIYHLGVVKLHLGYYEEAQEHFDECVAYYGKNTEIGLHSNERFNRKKAYLNSLHQLTVTSRYLKYYRKSDSLSELGYDLTLNDDDFALEHSYFLKCRGISKFNKKDYPGAETDLESSLSIIVQRNDFAWASVVYYYLGKINEAQKNTDKAILYYTKIDSIFEVNAFILPEVYKSYNYLIEHYKDKDVKRQLYYTNQLLKADSLLTTNYAYLSSKLHRDYDRRTLVEDKERMEQVSKQKTIYSQFLAGLVILILIIFIIRYRKDQKIKKQYLFLQKKLAEKSVPKYDAVIEEVPEYSIRKTFLTDAMAQKITEKLKKFEDEHQFRKKGLTQHGTAVKLGTNSHYLSIYINEHKGMNFNRYIAELRINYITNLLNTDNKYLHYTIEALAEECGIAARQNFSSLFYEINGIRPTDYIRNRKKELGLS; encoded by the coding sequence ATGAAAACAATTGACGACATCAGTGCGATGCCTGACGTCAGGATCTTTATCCAGAAAGCAAAAAATGAGGCCAATTTCTCAAAGCTGATCCAAGGTTACCGGGATGGAAGACAGTTCGATCTCAAACATAAGATCAACTATGCAGACAGTGCAATTACGGCCAGCATCAAGTATGGAACAAAGGATGACAGCAGTAATGACCATCTAAGCAAGGGCATCATTTACTATTTCTATCATAAAAACTACAAATTTGCACTGGATGAGTATTTAAAAGCCTATGTCTTTTCCAAAAGTTCAGATGACCAGTATCTTCACCATAAGGTGATCTATCACTTAGGTGTCGTGAAATTACACCTGGGTTATTATGAGGAGGCTCAGGAGCATTTTGATGAGTGCGTTGCCTATTATGGAAAAAATACAGAGATAGGACTGCATTCCAACGAAAGGTTCAACCGTAAAAAAGCATATTTGAACAGCCTCCACCAGCTGACGGTCACCAGCAGATATCTTAAATACTATAGGAAGAGCGACAGTCTAAGCGAGTTGGGTTACGACCTTACTTTGAATGATGACGATTTTGCTTTGGAGCATAGCTATTTTCTGAAGTGCAGAGGCATTTCAAAATTCAATAAAAAGGACTACCCAGGTGCAGAGACCGACCTTGAAAGTTCATTATCGATCATTGTCCAAAGAAATGATTTCGCTTGGGCGTCAGTGGTGTATTACTATCTTGGCAAGATCAACGAGGCACAAAAAAATACCGATAAAGCCATTTTATATTATACGAAGATCGATTCTATTTTTGAAGTTAACGCTTTTATACTCCCCGAGGTCTATAAAAGCTATAACTATCTTATCGAACATTACAAAGATAAAGATGTTAAGAGGCAGCTGTATTACACCAACCAATTGCTGAAGGCTGACAGTTTGCTGACCACCAATTATGCATATCTCTCTTCAAAGCTTCACAGGGATTATGATCGCCGTACGTTGGTAGAGGATAAAGAAAGGATGGAACAGGTCAGCAAGCAAAAGACCATTTATTCTCAATTCCTTGCAGGACTTGTTATACTGATCCTAATTATTTTCATCATACGTTACCGGAAAGACCAAAAGATCAAAAAGCAGTATCTATTTCTACAAAAAAAACTGGCAGAAAAATCAGTTCCGAAATATGATGCCGTCATCGAAGAAGTACCTGAATACTCGATAAGAAAGACTTTTCTGACCGATGCGATGGCGCAGAAGATCACAGAAAAACTAAAAAAGTTCGAAGATGAGCATCAGTTCCGGAAAAAGGGATTGACCCAACATGGTACAGCCGTAAAACTCGGTACCAATTCTCATTATCTTTCCATCTATATCAATGAGCATAAGGGAATGAATTTCAACAGGTATATCGCTGAACTTAGGATCAACTATATTACCAATCTCCTCAATACCGACAATAAATACCTCCATTATACTATCGAAGCATTGGCAGAGGAATGCGGCATAGCAGCCCGTCAAAATTTCTCAAGCCTATTTTACGAGATCAATGGAATCAGGCCGACAGATTACATCAGGAACAGAAAAAAAGAATTGGGTCTGAGCTGA